The Montipora foliosa isolate CH-2021 chromosome 1, ASM3666993v2, whole genome shotgun sequence DNA segment GCTGGGTTGTTACTAAGTTGTCACAGTTCCTGGTTGCTCCGATGAAGGGACACGGGATAGCTTTAAAACATGTGTTGCGATACTTGAAGGGGACTCTTGATTTTGAATTGTGCTATAGAAAGTGTGATGATGGTCTTACACTGATAGGCTACAGTGATGCTGATTGGGCGTCATCTACAGATGACAGACGTAGTATCAGTGGGTACTGTTTCAGTTTGAACAGAGCCGGTCCTCTTATTTCTTGGAAATCAAGGAAACAACCAACAGTGGCTCTATCATCATGTGAAGGTGAGTATATTGCTCTGGCAGCAGCAGTCCAAGAAGGTATGTATCTCACTCAAATGATGAAGGACATTGGTGAGGTAAGTGGCCCTGTTTTGATTTTTGAGGACAACCAAGGTACAATCGCTTTGTCCAAGAACCCAGTCAATCAACGAAGGTCGAAACATATTGATGTTCCATACCATTTCATTTGCAGCGCGCAGAATGCAGGCAAGATAATCATTAAGTATTGTCCTGTTGCCGATATGGTAGCTGATGTCATAACCAAAACAGTTACTAAATTTAAGTTGCAAAAGTTTAGGAAttatatttttggtttttggttCTTGTATCCATTTAAGAGACAACACGTTCACGTCGTGTAATAATATGTGGATGTAATTCTAGGACACATAAGTGGGATGAAGTGGGGGTGTTAGGATGATCTCATTATATCTAGTGGGATGCCTGtgtaatttacatgtatgatgtAATTAAAAACAGTTCCCGGATGTTGTTCTTCCACGAGGTAAATCATGACGTGCTTAATGTGTTGTGTGGGTTGAACAAAATCTGAATTCATCTTCCCCCGTCATGAACGAAACAGAACCAATGCCTTTCCTGAAGAATCTGCGAGAGCGAGCGAGCGAAGGTCCTCGTACTTAAACTAAAACGAACGAGACGGCGCGGGTTGGTCTTTGAAGAATCGGACGACTTTAAACAAAAAGCACTAAAGGGGCCGAACTCCCCGCACTATaggaaatcaaaacaaaaaatattataatcAAACTGATAGCTGGCAAGGgccaaacaataaaataaagcaaaaacgaAAGTGTGGGTAGTAGGCGTACACAGACCCGAAGGATGAATACGAATGAACAAGACACTTATATAACCATATGCAAAATACTTAACCTGAACCTCAAAGTTGCTACTATCATCAAATTCGCATGCGTCATTATCCTGCAGTACCTGAACTATGTCCTCGTACGTAACCTTCAGAAGAGGACTCACTGTCTGGGATTTGATCCGGTCTGGCATTTGTAGGTAAACCCCGGCAGGTTGGCCATGCTGGCATGAGTGTTAGTCCGGCCTTAGTCGCACTCAAGATCTCCCGCACGCTACTCGGATGCTCAACCATTTCAGCCAACCGTCAGCTAATGTATATTTTGTGATTACCCGGGGATTTCTTGTCTATAACTATGGATTCAAGCTTTCCTTTATTTCGTGACAAAAATAGGATCAGTCATAATGATAATCATGAACAAACAATTgctcaaattaaagctttatCTTGCTCAACTAACTGTTTGTGCTGTACATTTCATGTAAATGGCATCCATTGCTTCCAGCAAAATATCAAAAAAGTGTGTAATTCATGAGGGTAAATGTAGAGtctccaatgttgatttttaaACCCCTTAAAAATAAGGTGGTATGGAGGGAAAGAAATAATTCATTCTGCTAGTCTCAAAAGGGTGTTGTAAATGGTTTTTACAAAATTCATTACGTGCTGTTTGATGATACTAGTATGTCTTTTTTCCATACGTTGTAAAAGTTATAAAAGTAATCTTAATAGTTTTAATTAATCGAAGCAATAACGTTGATGTTAATTTATTAAGCCTTCTAAATATGGATATTATGGAacattaagggtgcgttcgattgaccctattccggaataagaatgcgtcAGTGGAGTATTTTAagaaacaaggataataaagatatgtttaaaatagcattttaggaggtgtttgacaattttaatgtgaagtttcgtaaaaacgaaggatttctaacctctattc contains these protein-coding regions:
- the LOC137969413 gene encoding uncharacterized protein, coding for MTCTRPDICWVVTKLSQFLVAPMKGHGIALKHVLRYLKGTLDFELCYRKCDDGLTLIGYSDADWASSTDDRRSISGYCFSLNRAGPLISWKSRKQPTVALSSCEGEYIALAAAVQEGMYLTQMMKDIGEVSGPVLIFEDNQGTIALSKNPVNQRRSKHIDVPYHFICSAQNAGKIIIKYCPVADMVADVITKTVTKFKLQKFRNYIFGFWFLYPFKRQHVHVV